A part of Bacteroidia bacterium genomic DNA contains:
- a CDS encoding TetR/AcrR family transcriptional regulator yields the protein MGRKSKSTVRKQEILSYFYDVIIDEGFEGASIAKIAKRMEVNPSLLIHYFTNKDAMVLGLIDYIISTYSSHILPDFSHVTDPLERWEDVLDVVSLIQWDRIMNNTVFYSCYTLALRLPEVKERFEKYYSSLRNALVSEIVHANSHNVIQVKDPEKAARLMISLVEGSNFYQHLDSSNPGNNDRANMIKLTIRNMFVGNKI from the coding sequence ATGGGAAGAAAAAGTAAATCAACCGTCAGAAAACAGGAGATCCTTTCGTACTTCTACGATGTTATCATTGATGAGGGGTTTGAAGGGGCTTCTATAGCTAAGATTGCCAAACGGATGGAAGTGAATCCCAGCCTTCTTATCCACTATTTCACCAACAAAGATGCGATGGTGCTGGGTCTGATTGACTATATTATTTCTACGTATTCTTCTCATATTCTGCCCGACTTTTCCCATGTAACTGATCCTCTGGAGAGATGGGAGGATGTACTTGATGTGGTTTCCCTGATTCAATGGGATCGAATTATGAACAATACCGTTTTTTACAGTTGTTATACCCTCGCGCTGCGGCTTCCTGAAGTAAAAGAGCGGTTTGAAAAATATTATTCATCTCTGCGCAATGCTCTGGTTAGCGAGATTGTCCATGCAAATAGCCATAACGTGATACAGGTCAAAGACCCTGAAAAGGCGGCCAGACTCATGATTTCATTGGTTGAGGGTTCGAATTTTTATCAACATCTTGACTCCTCCAATCCGGGAAACAATGATCGGGCGAATATGATCAAACTGACCATTCGGAATATGTTTGTCGGAAATAAAATCTGA
- the aroE gene encoding shikimate dehydrogenase codes for MSTPLNFRQELTAVFGKPVSENPTQAMIEAAYKHHGLDWRYLTIEVDPADLASAVNGAKVMGFRGFNCTIPHKVAVIPLLDALGESAALMGAVNCVVREGNRWVGQNTDGKGFVRSLKEITDTAGKKIVILGAGGAARAIAVELALNHAGHITIVNRSEDRGRSLVHLLNEKTAAPANFVHLHETFSLPPDTDVFINATNIGLYPDVDARIPLEFGSLKPAMIVADVIPNPPRTHLVLEAEALGCKVIDGLGMLVNQGVIGMKYWTGIDPDPAVMRKALEDIFG; via the coding sequence ATGTCAACGCCACTAAATTTCCGACAGGAACTGACTGCCGTATTTGGGAAACCTGTTTCCGAAAACCCTACTCAGGCAATGATTGAAGCTGCCTACAAACATCACGGGCTTGACTGGCGGTATCTGACGATTGAAGTTGATCCTGCTGATCTGGCGTCAGCTGTAAATGGCGCGAAGGTTATGGGTTTTCGGGGATTTAACTGCACCATTCCCCACAAGGTTGCGGTAATTCCTCTTCTTGATGCGCTGGGTGAATCTGCTGCGCTGATGGGGGCGGTAAATTGTGTGGTACGGGAAGGCAATCGTTGGGTAGGTCAGAATACAGACGGGAAAGGATTTGTACGGTCGCTAAAAGAAATCACAGATACCGCGGGTAAAAAAATTGTAATTCTGGGTGCGGGCGGTGCTGCCAGGGCGATTGCTGTTGAGCTTGCACTGAACCATGCAGGGCATATTACGATTGTAAACCGCTCCGAAGACAGAGGGCGCAGCCTTGTGCATTTGCTCAATGAAAAGACAGCGGCGCCCGCCAATTTTGTCCATTTACATGAGACCTTTTCACTTCCACCCGATACAGATGTATTTATTAACGCGACGAATATCGGTTTGTACCCGGATGTGGATGCGCGGATTCCGCTGGAATTTGGCTCTCTGAAGCCAGCGATGATCGTGGCCGACGTCATCCCCAATCCACCCCGCACCCACCTGGTGCTTGAAGCAGAAGCTCTTGGCTGTAAGGTCATTGATGGCCTGGGTATGCTGGTCAATCAGGGCGTGATCGGTATGAAGTATTGGACCGGGATAGACCCGGACCCAGCGGTTATGCGAAAAGCACTGGAAGATATTTTTGGTTGA
- a CDS encoding DsbA family protein: MDDLTKFIYVGDPLCSWCYGISDELEKLKNSYESFPFEVVVGGLRTHEIHPMNKDLRRFLYEHWAQVTELSGQPFNYAILDPESAFVYDTEKPCRAVVAFRHLQPESTLSFFKSIQHSFYRDNQDTGKVETYFPLLEPFGVDPVAFEALFYKEDVRKETTDDFLWARQVGANSFPTMLLQHNRTLWAISIGYSTFERMDAIVQRIFNGEAPRSE; this comes from the coding sequence ATGGATGACTTGACCAAATTTATATATGTGGGTGATCCCCTTTGTTCGTGGTGTTACGGTATTTCTGACGAGTTGGAGAAACTCAAAAACAGCTATGAATCTTTTCCATTTGAGGTAGTGGTAGGTGGTTTGAGAACACACGAAATCCATCCTATGAATAAGGATCTGCGGAGATTTCTCTATGAGCATTGGGCACAGGTAACAGAACTTAGCGGGCAACCTTTCAATTATGCCATTCTCGATCCCGAAAGTGCATTTGTTTACGATACCGAAAAACCCTGCCGGGCTGTGGTTGCATTTCGCCATTTACAGCCAGAATCTACACTTTCGTTTTTCAAATCAATCCAGCATTCCTTTTACAGAGACAATCAGGACACGGGTAAAGTTGAAACCTATTTCCCGCTGCTTGAGCCATTTGGCGTAGATCCTGTGGCGTTTGAGGCCCTGTTTTACAAGGAAGACGTGCGGAAAGAGACAACGGATGATTTTTTATGGGCAAGACAAGTGGGGGCAAATAGTTTCCCCACGATGCTGTTGCAGCATAACCGTACGCTATGGGCGATTTCAATCGGCTATAGTACTTTTGAACGGATGGACGCTATTGTTCAACGGATTTTCAACGGAGAAGCGCCCCGTAGCGAATAG
- the def gene encoding peptide deformylase gives MILPIVGYGHQVLRTKAAEIGPEYPDLPVLIENMFETMHNAQGVGLAAPQINLPIRVFVVDGAPMEDEEMQDFKRVFINPQKVEEVGKPWGFEEGCLSIPDIREVVRRRSDITLHYFDENFEEKTETFSGMKARVIQHEYDHLEGILFMDHISNLRRSMLKPKLQRIIRGDIDVEYPMKFNRKA, from the coding sequence ATGATTCTTCCCATCGTAGGTTACGGCCATCAGGTATTGAGAACAAAAGCAGCAGAAATCGGCCCCGAGTATCCGGATCTGCCTGTATTGATAGAAAATATGTTTGAAACCATGCATAATGCCCAGGGAGTGGGATTGGCTGCGCCCCAGATCAATCTTCCGATACGGGTGTTTGTAGTGGATGGTGCCCCTATGGAAGACGAAGAAATGCAGGACTTCAAACGGGTATTTATTAATCCCCAAAAAGTGGAGGAAGTAGGTAAACCCTGGGGATTTGAAGAAGGCTGCTTAAGCATTCCTGATATACGCGAAGTGGTAAGGAGAAGAAGTGATATTACCCTCCACTACTTCGACGAAAATTTTGAAGAGAAAACCGAAACCTTTTCTGGTATGAAAGCCAGAGTGATCCAGCACGAATATGACCATTTGGAGGGCATCCTTTTTATGGATCATATATCCAATCTCCGCCGCTCTATGCTAAAGCCCAAACTACAGCGAATCATCAGAGGAGATATAGATGTAGAATACCCGATGAAGTTTAACAGGAAGGCATGA
- a CDS encoding parallel beta-helix domain-containing protein — protein sequence MKNVCIFLFTISLWLPSWSQTGSGDIRKQLQTQFIMAQPGDTIDIPAGVYTAKGTISLEGKKDLVIRGQGVEKSIISFKGQEEGAEGINITNCANIMITGFTIQDAKGDGLKAKDTEGISMVNMKVEWTGKVSPKNGSYGFYPVSCTNVLIEKCEAIGASDAGIYVGQSDNIIVRHSRAYHNVAGIEIENSTRADVHNCEAYMNTGGILVFDLPDLPKKKGGQVRVYNNNVHENNFKNFAPKGNTVATVPPGTGVMVLATSDVEVFNNEIHANRTASAAIISYYMTQVPIKDKGYYPYPTRVYIHDNNFSREKTMPTLKNPIGKLLFLKFKKNVPDILFDGILDKATVNDDGSFKEEYRICIRNNGNASFASLDAENNFKNISTDPKPFDCECDAIAAPALRTSIK from the coding sequence ATGAAGAACGTGTGTATTTTTCTATTTACTATCAGTTTGTGGTTGCCTTCATGGTCACAGACAGGATCAGGCGATATCCGGAAACAGCTTCAAACTCAGTTCATCATGGCTCAGCCCGGCGATACCATAGATATTCCTGCAGGCGTTTATACCGCTAAAGGGACAATCTCTCTGGAAGGAAAAAAAGACCTGGTTATACGCGGTCAGGGAGTAGAAAAATCCATCATATCTTTTAAAGGCCAGGAGGAAGGTGCGGAAGGCATCAATATTACCAATTGCGCCAATATCATGATCACAGGTTTTACCATTCAGGATGCCAAAGGTGATGGATTAAAAGCCAAGGACACCGAAGGGATTTCTATGGTAAATATGAAGGTAGAATGGACGGGGAAAGTCTCACCCAAAAATGGCTCCTATGGGTTTTATCCGGTGAGTTGCACCAATGTCCTTATCGAAAAATGCGAAGCAATCGGTGCCTCCGACGCGGGGATATATGTGGGGCAGTCAGACAATATCATTGTTCGCCATTCACGCGCTTATCATAATGTAGCCGGTATTGAAATTGAAAATTCTACCCGGGCTGATGTTCACAACTGCGAAGCTTATATGAATACAGGTGGAATTCTGGTTTTTGATCTGCCAGATCTTCCAAAGAAAAAAGGCGGACAGGTACGGGTGTATAATAATAATGTACATGAAAATAATTTCAAGAACTTTGCACCAAAAGGAAATACAGTGGCTACGGTGCCTCCGGGTACTGGCGTGATGGTCCTCGCTACCAGTGATGTAGAGGTATTTAATAATGAGATCCATGCAAACCGGACGGCAAGTGCGGCTATCATCAGCTACTACATGACCCAGGTTCCGATTAAAGACAAAGGTTATTACCCCTACCCTACCAGAGTATATATCCACGACAATAATTTTTCAAGAGAAAAGACCATGCCGACCCTGAAAAATCCTATCGGCAAATTGTTATTCCTCAAGTTTAAAAAGAATGTTCCGGATATCCTTTTTGATGGCATCCTCGATAAAGCAACTGTAAATGATGATGGCTCATTCAAAGAAGAATACAGAATCTGTATCCGAAACAATGGCAATGCCAGTTTTGCCAGCCTTGATGCAGAAAACAATTTCAAAAATATCAGTACAGATCCCAAACCGTTTGACTGCGAATGTGATGCAATCGCAGCGCCGGCTCTACGCACTTCAATAAAATGA
- a CDS encoding NADH-quinone oxidoreductase subunit A, whose translation MEINTPMILSTTILNYVPIFILISIALFLGLLLTNLSWLLGPARPNKVKGSVYESGMDPVGSANERFSVKFYLVAMLFILFDIEVVFMYPWAVQYRQLLQKFGVFPFVEMLVFILILFVGYIYVYKKGGLKW comes from the coding sequence ATGGAGATAAATACACCGATGATCCTGTCCACAACTATACTCAACTACGTTCCTATTTTTATCCTGATCAGTATCGCACTGTTTCTGGGGTTGTTGCTTACCAATCTTTCCTGGCTGTTGGGGCCCGCCCGTCCCAATAAGGTCAAAGGTTCGGTATATGAAAGCGGTATGGATCCCGTAGGTTCGGCCAATGAGCGTTTCTCTGTAAAATTCTATCTCGTTGCGATGTTATTTATCCTCTTTGATATCGAGGTGGTATTTATGTATCCATGGGCTGTTCAGTACCGCCAGTTGCTTCAAAAATTTGGGGTGTTCCCTTTTGTTGAAATGCTGGTTTTTATTCTGATTCTTTTTGTAGGATACATTTACGTTTATAAAAAAGGCGGGCTGAAGTGGTAA
- the nuoB gene encoding NADH-quinone oxidoreductase subunit NuoB, whose translation MGLEKALAKQLPQQGYMLTTVDFVTNWARTNALWPMPMGLACCAIEMMAFAGPKYDVSRFGSEVFRFSPRQADLMIVAGWCTYKMSHAIKRIWDQMPDPKWCFAMGACASTGGMHRAYGVVQGVDNFLPVDVYIPGCPPRPESVIKALQTIQEKIRKEHSLLQD comes from the coding sequence ATGGGATTAGAAAAAGCATTAGCAAAACAATTACCTCAGCAGGGGTATATGCTCACCACCGTTGATTTTGTGACCAACTGGGCACGTACCAATGCTTTATGGCCAATGCCCATGGGGCTTGCCTGCTGCGCAATCGAAATGATGGCTTTCGCCGGACCTAAATATGATGTATCCCGGTTTGGCAGTGAAGTATTTCGCTTTTCACCTCGTCAGGCTGACCTCATGATCGTAGCCGGATGGTGTACCTACAAAATGTCTCATGCAATCAAACGCATCTGGGACCAAATGCCTGACCCAAAATGGTGCTTCGCAATGGGAGCCTGCGCTTCTACCGGTGGTATGCACAGAGCTTATGGCGTTGTTCAAGGGGTAGACAATTTCCTTCCCGTTGATGTATATATTCCCGGCTGTCCGCCCAGACCAGAATCTGTTATCAAAGCACTTCAGACGATTCAGGAAAAAATCCGGAAGGAACACTCGCTCCTCCAGGACTAA
- the ruvX gene encoding Holliday junction resolvase RuvX, whose protein sequence is MPRIIAIDYGLKRTGLAWTDPMQIIATGIGSFDTSGLDNKLAELFASEAISEIVLGFPTRTDGTDTHVTEAVRNLGDQLQKKYPQVKIHFRDERFTSKMAFQTMIDAGLSRKKRQDKHLVNQISATIILQEFMENR, encoded by the coding sequence ATGCCACGGATCATAGCTATTGATTATGGATTAAAACGCACAGGCCTGGCCTGGACAGACCCGATGCAGATCATTGCCACGGGTATTGGTAGTTTTGATACCAGCGGGTTGGACAATAAGTTAGCAGAACTATTTGCCAGCGAAGCGATCAGTGAAATCGTGTTGGGGTTTCCGACCCGCACAGATGGCACGGATACCCATGTTACTGAAGCCGTGAGAAATCTGGGTGATCAGTTGCAAAAAAAATACCCACAGGTAAAAATACATTTCCGGGATGAGCGATTTACCTCCAAAATGGCCTTCCAGACGATGATTGACGCAGGTTTGAGCCGAAAAAAAAGACAAGACAAACACCTGGTAAACCAGATTAGTGCGACAATTATTCTTCAGGAGTTTATGGAAAATCGTTAA
- a CDS encoding S8 family serine peptidase has product MKNILSVFTLIFMALSSFGQEAVWVFFKDKGSLSRLENPHSFLSADAILRREEKNIPITVSDLPVEPAYVKRLKSNNFEVVSTSRWLNAAVVRMDCSRRAEVLSLDFVAGIRPVAQIVSTATDDAPEAISPGIYSPLLYGQAEEQNNMLNIAGLHERGFTGRGVKMAVLDAGFRGVDTIAAFDSMRAEHRILATWDFVDNDETVYHSDAHGTQVLSVIAANIPGQLVGTAPHVSVILLRTENSRSETRQEEYNWVKAVEMADSLGVDIIHSSLGYTEFDDDEESYTYEDMNGNTAITTKAADMAARKGIIITVSAGNEGDNHWQHIVAPCDADSVLCVGSVDRLQNLSGFSSIGPSSDGRIKPDVVAMGSRTMAANPNNRIYGVNGTSFSGPLIAGFAACLRQAHPERSNIDIIRAVRLSGDQAGLPDEKYGYGIPDAVKADSLLSNVEDLTMVKIETLEKPQRGLKVVQKPVMILDAGDNIVFTEKPQTAVVVGEQQVSISTEGAGAGIVSYTIYKGKQKLTISDTELSAGEKTITLNTKYLLKGKYYIDIVTDRFEEKIPFEIR; this is encoded by the coding sequence ATGAAAAATATTTTGTCTGTATTCACCCTGATCTTTATGGCTTTGTCTTCTTTTGGACAGGAGGCTGTTTGGGTATTTTTTAAAGATAAAGGTTCTTTGTCCAGATTGGAAAATCCCCACTCATTTTTAAGTGCGGATGCGATTCTCCGTCGCGAAGAAAAAAATATTCCCATCACAGTCTCTGATCTTCCGGTAGAGCCTGCATATGTGAAAAGACTTAAGTCAAACAATTTTGAGGTAGTTTCGACTTCCCGCTGGCTTAATGCTGCGGTAGTGCGCATGGATTGCAGCCGCAGAGCGGAGGTTTTGTCGCTGGATTTTGTGGCGGGGATACGTCCTGTTGCCCAAATCGTATCGACTGCTACAGATGATGCGCCTGAAGCTATCAGCCCGGGCATTTATTCTCCCTTGCTTTACGGGCAGGCAGAAGAACAAAATAATATGCTGAATATCGCCGGTCTGCATGAAAGAGGATTTACCGGTCGGGGCGTGAAGATGGCGGTACTGGACGCAGGGTTTCGGGGAGTAGATACCATTGCGGCTTTTGATTCCATGCGGGCAGAACATCGCATTCTCGCTACCTGGGACTTTGTGGATAATGACGAGACGGTGTATCATTCGGATGCACATGGAACGCAGGTGCTTTCGGTAATTGCCGCGAATATTCCCGGTCAGTTGGTGGGAACCGCGCCCCATGTTTCAGTTATCCTATTACGCACCGAAAACTCCCGTTCTGAAACCCGCCAGGAGGAATACAATTGGGTAAAAGCTGTGGAAATGGCCGATTCTTTGGGGGTCGATATTATTCATTCTTCTCTGGGATATACCGAATTTGACGATGATGAAGAAAGTTATACCTACGAAGATATGAATGGGAATACCGCGATAACCACAAAGGCGGCGGATATGGCTGCCCGGAAAGGGATCATCATCACGGTAAGTGCGGGTAATGAAGGCGACAATCATTGGCAGCATATTGTGGCCCCATGCGACGCAGATAGTGTGTTGTGTGTAGGCTCTGTAGATCGTCTCCAGAATCTTTCTGGTTTTTCCTCGATCGGCCCTTCATCCGATGGTCGTATAAAACCAGATGTAGTTGCTATGGGAAGCCGCACCATGGCTGCAAATCCTAACAACAGAATTTACGGGGTAAATGGCACCTCATTTTCCGGGCCGTTGATTGCAGGTTTTGCCGCTTGTCTCAGACAAGCGCATCCCGAACGCAGTAATATCGATATCATCCGTGCCGTCCGTCTGAGTGGAGACCAGGCCGGTCTTCCTGATGAAAAATATGGTTACGGCATTCCCGATGCGGTCAAAGCAGATTCGTTGCTTTCCAATGTGGAAGATCTGACGATGGTCAAAATCGAAACACTTGAAAAACCCCAGCGGGGACTAAAGGTTGTTCAAAAGCCTGTGATGATTCTAGATGCTGGAGACAATATAGTTTTCACCGAAAAACCCCAAACTGCTGTGGTCGTAGGGGAGCAACAGGTAAGTATCAGTACAGAAGGAGCGGGTGCGGGCATCGTCAGCTATACAATCTATAAGGGCAAACAAAAACTTACGATCAGCGATACCGAACTGAGTGCGGGTGAAAAAACAATCACACTCAACACAAAATATCTGTTGAAAGGCAAATATTATATCGATATCGTTACTGACAGATTCGAAGAAAAAATTCCTTTCGAAATCCGTTAA
- a CDS encoding SO2930 family diheme c-type cytochrome — protein MVLLTFSVVLAMLSLWVNSGFMPSDSPRFKPLMNLSEYGFFEGDIAGQIPAEGVIPYSLATPLFTDYAQKLRFVKVPPGQKATYNGTQVLDFPVGTVLIKTFFYYNDERKPAKGRRLMETRLLIREESGWEAFPYHWNETQTDAVLEVAGDTKPVKWTNGQGKKVMLEYAMPNLNQCKGCHNNDGVFVPIGPSARQLNHPLEPVFGLNVPNQLAYWAEKGIIEGLPQDKTTIPRIAVWNDPRSGTTEERARAWLDINCAHCHNPKGPANTSGLFLDIHQKDPHIWGIFKAPVAAGRGSGGHQYDINPGNPETSILYFRMASTDPGVMMPEVGRKMVHAEALELIQTWIKSMSPEDYQ, from the coding sequence ATGGTATTGCTGACATTTTCAGTAGTACTTGCGATGCTTTCTCTTTGGGTAAACAGTGGCTTTATGCCATCAGATTCGCCGCGATTCAAACCCCTGATGAATCTTTCTGAATACGGCTTTTTTGAGGGTGATATCGCGGGTCAAATTCCGGCAGAAGGGGTGATTCCCTATTCACTGGCGACGCCATTGTTTACAGACTATGCACAAAAACTGCGTTTTGTCAAGGTCCCTCCCGGGCAAAAAGCCACTTACAACGGTACACAGGTACTGGATTTCCCGGTTGGTACCGTCCTTATCAAAACGTTTTTTTACTACAACGACGAGCGCAAACCTGCCAAAGGAAGGCGCCTCATGGAAACGCGCCTCCTGATCAGGGAAGAATCCGGATGGGAGGCATTTCCCTACCACTGGAATGAAACACAGACAGACGCTGTGCTTGAAGTCGCGGGGGACACGAAACCCGTAAAGTGGACCAACGGCCAGGGAAAAAAAGTAATGCTGGAATACGCCATGCCCAATCTGAATCAATGCAAGGGCTGCCATAACAATGATGGAGTATTTGTCCCCATAGGTCCTTCTGCCCGGCAACTCAATCATCCCCTTGAGCCAGTTTTTGGGCTGAATGTCCCTAATCAGCTGGCTTACTGGGCAGAGAAAGGTATAATTGAAGGATTGCCTCAGGACAAAACGACGATACCGCGTATAGCGGTCTGGAATGACCCCCGGTCAGGGACAACTGAAGAACGGGCACGGGCCTGGCTCGACATCAATTGCGCACATTGCCATAATCCCAAAGGGCCTGCCAACACTTCCGGATTATTTCTCGATATTCATCAGAAAGATCCACATATATGGGGTATATTTAAAGCTCCGGTCGCAGCCGGCAGGGGTTCAGGTGGGCATCAGTATGATATCAATCCCGGAAACCCGGAAACCTCCATACTCTACTTCCGGATGGCATCGACAGACCCTGGAGTCATGATGCCGGAGGTGGGAAGAAAAATGGTTCATGCCGAAGCACTTGAATTGATTCAGACCTGGATAAAAAGTATGAGTCCGGAAGATTATCAATAA
- a CDS encoding EI24 domain-containing protein: protein MIKDISDSLSAYGKALRMIGQYNLWRYIMIPGLVSVVAIFLLLAGPVVWFANSSVEQMIVDMIPIEGLKGIAEGLADVLVLLITVFFIFFFGKYIVLAVVSPFMGALSEKIEEIETGKKVLSDSHFFADLIRGITVSLRNLLIEIFLTLLILPLHLIPVIGTIAATALSVSVEAYFAGFGNMDYTLERKRYSVGQSVSFIRQNRSKAIGNGLGFLGILMIPVLGWFMAPALATIAATITSLSVLQKD from the coding sequence ATGATTAAAGATATTTCGGATAGTCTTTCCGCCTATGGAAAGGCGTTGAGAATGATCGGACAGTACAATCTGTGGCGATATATTATGATCCCGGGCTTGGTAAGTGTGGTAGCTATATTTTTGTTGTTAGCAGGCCCGGTAGTATGGTTTGCCAACAGCTCGGTGGAGCAGATGATTGTGGACATGATTCCCATCGAGGGGTTGAAAGGAATTGCCGAAGGCCTGGCAGATGTGCTGGTCTTGTTAATTACCGTGTTTTTCATCTTCTTTTTTGGGAAATATATTGTCCTTGCTGTTGTATCTCCATTTATGGGAGCACTTTCAGAGAAGATCGAAGAGATTGAAACCGGCAAAAAGGTTTTATCGGACAGCCATTTTTTTGCAGACCTGATCCGGGGGATTACGGTTTCGCTGCGGAATCTGCTGATAGAAATATTTTTGACACTACTTATACTGCCGTTGCATCTGATCCCAGTTATAGGAACGATTGCGGCCACAGCGCTGAGTGTGAGTGTAGAGGCTTATTTTGCCGGTTTTGGCAATATGGATTACACACTGGAGCGGAAACGATACAGCGTTGGGCAGAGTGTTTCATTTATTCGCCAAAACCGGAGTAAGGCCATAGGCAATGGCCTCGGTTTCCTCGGAATATTAATGATACCGGTACTTGGATGGTTTATGGCCCCGGCGTTGGCAACGATAGCCGCAACCATTACCTCGTTGAGCGTATTGCAGAAAGATTAG
- a CDS encoding antibiotic biosynthesis monooxygenase family protein: protein MIVRIVRMVFQEDKLEVFQQIFNEHKNEIRHFPGCRQLELMKDARNPFIRYTHSLWEDESSLEAYRNSSVFKAVWPKTSALFSEKPVAYSLIALEKID from the coding sequence ATGATCGTACGTATCGTCAGAATGGTTTTCCAGGAGGATAAACTGGAAGTTTTTCAGCAGATTTTCAATGAACACAAAAATGAAATTCGCCATTTCCCCGGGTGCCGGCAATTGGAACTGATGAAAGATGCCCGGAACCCCTTCATTCGCTATACCCATAGTTTATGGGAAGATGAAAGCAGTCTGGAAGCATATCGCAACAGTAGTGTGTTTAAGGCTGTATGGCCTAAGACCAGCGCGCTATTTTCAGAAAAACCGGTAGCCTATTCACTGATCGCTTTGGAGAAAATCGATTAG